One Rhodopirellula bahusiensis genomic region harbors:
- a CDS encoding phage major capsid protein — protein sequence MFGTTQPKEQFAIDAIDALAYRSTDKPTFELSKGAEAMANKPLWAIAAECLQHAGHQVDIYGNPELIAERAMQLGGLDRVTSFAATEDRRYIGASGSPNATPGDFPNILSGLANKFLDTVELDEDYSFDQVSALMPNALTDFKPMPLINRGTVDELDELQDAEQFKEIGLEEEVLSYVFVRRFGNKFGWTPKMIADDDMNAFSEGMLGLQEAWQTTQNRLVLDRFTSNENLLDGSPLFADRPDVGTATNNNIRSGGAVPSDSEWGEMETLYSDIGGIGTQQRVRGSLNTILTPTGAPAQAARRTFFPLNRDGLENKVASTTAEVGLYRGEVAVVPESELRSVSASTWYGMRSPTRLRTATVVRGYFKGYGTQGRRERWYDPGNKTIYVSIEGRIAAAVKNWRYAVKNQVA from the coding sequence ATGTTCGGAACCACTCAGCCGAAAGAACAATTCGCAATCGATGCCATCGACGCGTTGGCTTATCGATCCACCGACAAGCCGACTTTCGAGCTGTCCAAGGGTGCCGAGGCGATGGCCAACAAACCGTTGTGGGCGATCGCGGCCGAATGCCTGCAACATGCCGGCCATCAAGTTGACATCTACGGCAACCCCGAGTTGATCGCGGAACGTGCAATGCAACTTGGGGGATTGGATCGCGTTACGAGCTTTGCAGCCACCGAGGATCGACGGTACATCGGTGCCAGTGGATCGCCAAACGCCACCCCCGGCGACTTTCCAAACATCTTGTCCGGACTGGCCAACAAGTTTCTGGATACGGTCGAGCTTGATGAGGACTACTCGTTCGATCAAGTCTCCGCCCTGATGCCGAACGCTTTGACTGACTTCAAGCCCATGCCACTGATCAACCGCGGGACGGTTGACGAGCTGGACGAACTGCAAGACGCCGAGCAATTCAAAGAGATCGGGCTCGAAGAAGAAGTTCTGTCCTACGTGTTCGTCCGACGCTTCGGGAACAAATTCGGGTGGACGCCGAAGATGATCGCCGATGACGACATGAACGCCTTCTCCGAAGGGATGCTGGGGCTGCAGGAAGCTTGGCAGACCACCCAAAACCGGCTTGTCCTGGATCGGTTCACGTCGAACGAGAACTTGCTCGATGGTTCCCCTTTGTTCGCCGATCGTCCCGACGTTGGCACCGCGACCAACAACAACATCCGCAGCGGTGGTGCGGTCCCATCGGATTCGGAGTGGGGCGAGATGGAAACGCTATACAGCGACATCGGCGGAATCGGGACGCAGCAACGTGTTCGTGGCTCGCTCAACACGATCCTGACACCAACCGGAGCACCCGCCCAAGCCGCGCGTCGCACTTTCTTCCCGCTCAATCGCGATGGGCTCGAAAACAAAGTCGCATCGACGACGGCAGAAGTTGGCTTGTACCGCGGTGAAGTGGCGGTGGTTCCTGAGAGTGAACTTCGCAGCGTCAGTGCATCGACGTGGTACGGCATGCGAAGCCCAACCCGTCTCCGCACCGCAACGGTGGTTCGAGGCTACTTCAAGGGCTACGGCACTCAGGGTCGCCGCGAACGTTGGTATGACCCAGGCAACAAAACGATCTACGTCTCGATCGAGGGACGCATCGCGGCCGCCGTCAAGAACTGGCGATACGCAGTGAAAAACCAAGTCGCCTAG